The Nonlabens sp. Hel1_33_55 genome contains the following window.
CCAGATATCAATGTAGATGATTATTTGAGTGACGACGAAATACCGGAATATCGCACGAGAGCTAATAATTACAGCGCTGACGATGAAGAAACCAGTATTCCATATGCTTCTGGAAAATCATTTACTCAATCCTTAAAGGATCAACTCAACACGAGAAGATTGACTGAAGAAGATCAAGGAATAGCTGAATTTCTTGTGGGAAGCATTGACAGCAGCGGTTACATCAGGAGAAGTCTTGAAGACATCACGGACGATCTTGCCTTTACCATGAATATATACACCACGGTGGAACAGGTCAAAAAGGTACTCAAGATTGTACACCAGCTAGATCCTGCCGGTGTAGGTGCGAGAGATTTGCAAGAGTGTCTGGTAATTCAGCTTTCGCGAAAGCGTAACAACCCTTCTACAGAACTTGCTCTTAAAATCGTACGGGATTCCTTTGATGCATTTAGCAAGAAACACTACAAAAAGCTGATCGCAAAATATCATATTACAGAGGATGACTTGCGTGATGTGATTGATGAGGTGAGCCATTTAAATCCCAAGCCTGGAAGTTCCTATGCTGGCGGTTCCACTCGTATTGTTGAACAGGTAGTTCCTGACTTTACAATACGCATAAAGGATGGTGAACTGGAACTGACCTTAAACGGTCGCAATACACCAGAACTACACGTGAGCCGTGATTATTCGAACATGCTCAAGGGTTACAAAGAAGCAAAAGAAAAAACCAAATCCCAAAAGGATGCGGTGATGTTTATCAAGCAGAAACTGGATGGTGCCAAATGGTTTATAGAAGCCATTAAACAGCGCCAGGAAACGCTATTCATGACCATGTCGTCGATAATGAATTATCAGAAGGAATATTTCATTACTGGCGATGAGCGAAACTTGCGCCCAATGATCCTGAAAGATATTGCTGACGAGATCCAGATGGATGTATCAACCGTTTCTCGCGTAGCAAATAGCAAGTATGTCGATACACCTTACGGTACGAAGCTGATCAAAGTCTTCTTCTCTGAATCTATGACTAATACTGATGGTGAAGAAGTTTCTACTAGAGAGATTAAAAAAATCCTAGAAACTGTTATTCAAAACGAGAGCAAGAAGAAACCTCAAACGGATCAAAAACTAGCGGAAATCCTTAAGGAAAAAGGATATCCTATCGCACGTAGAACGGTTGCTAAATATCGTGAGCAACTTGATATTCCCGTAGCAAGATTGCGCAAACAAATCTAATTACCAATGAATGTATTCTTGAGGATATGGAGCTTCATTTCAAGTCCATTACTGGTTCCTCTTGCGATTTCTCTTTGGTTTTTGAGCTATGCTGGTAACTTTTCAGATCCTATTATTCGTTTGAAAATATATGTCATCGCGTTGTTGACTGTAGGCGTTCCATTGCTCATGTATGCAGTTTTATACACCTTCAAATTAGCTGACAGCATTCATTTGTCGACGACTAAAGAACGTCTGATTCCGTTGATGGTTTATGGACTATTTATAATTGCCATCATTAGGCTAGCATTTGATGATGGAATGTTCATGCCGTTGTACTTCTTCTTCATTGGCATACTGATGTCCACTATTATTGCTTTAATCCTAGCATTGTTTCAGTTTAAAATAAGTCTGCACATGATGAGCATCGCTGGCGCGCTCTCATTCGTGATACTACTAGGCTTTTATCTCAATGTAGATTTAATTTATTACGTAATAGGATTATCTATAGCGACTGGCCTTACTGCGACATCTAGGTTATCTATGAAGGCTCACACACCTGCAGAATTGATTTTTGGCACTGTAATGGGAATTGCGGTTCAAGTAGTTGTGGCCGCCTATTATATTTAGAGAAAATAGAACTCGATCCCGAATTTGATAGGCTGTAAACCTATTTCGTCACCATCTACAGTTACTGCATTTTGGTCAAACAAGCTATTTAAGCTATAATTAACAAAAGCATTGAAACTTCCATTACCAATGGATAGAGTGGCGTTATAACGTAGCCTGTTGAGTTCAGGAAGATCCGTTTGCTTTACGGATATATCTCCATCCCTAAAGGTCGATCTAAAAAGGTATATGTAACCCACTTTAAATCCCGGATAGATACGCCAGAAATTAAAGGTTGTAGGTGTAGATGTTCTCCACCTGAACTGTATAGGTAGTTCTACCAAATTCGTACTAAATCGGTTGGTATCTGAATTGTCTTGAATGTCTTCAATGATTCTAAAAACGGTTTGATTATCATTGCTTTCACCTA
Protein-coding sequences here:
- the rpoN gene encoding RNA polymerase factor sigma-54, which gives rise to MLKQSLNFKLSQKLSPQQIQLMKLIQLPTQAFEQRVKSELEENPALDNGKEKSEDDYDEFSNEDDYDDAPEPDINVDDYLSDDEIPEYRTRANNYSADDEETSIPYASGKSFTQSLKDQLNTRRLTEEDQGIAEFLVGSIDSSGYIRRSLEDITDDLAFTMNIYTTVEQVKKVLKIVHQLDPAGVGARDLQECLVIQLSRKRNNPSTELALKIVRDSFDAFSKKHYKKLIAKYHITEDDLRDVIDEVSHLNPKPGSSYAGGSTRIVEQVVPDFTIRIKDGELELTLNGRNTPELHVSRDYSNMLKGYKEAKEKTKSQKDAVMFIKQKLDGAKWFIEAIKQRQETLFMTMSSIMNYQKEYFITGDERNLRPMILKDIADEIQMDVSTVSRVANSKYVDTPYGTKLIKVFFSESMTNTDGEEVSTREIKKILETVIQNESKKKPQTDQKLAEILKEKGYPIARRTVAKYREQLDIPVARLRKQI
- a CDS encoding porin family protein, producing the protein MKTVLFLIAFLLTIPLWSQPADLPSDENAIPEVVDSLYREDQFYLGLSFNLIVNQPSDFSQNGFSGGLQFGFIRDMPVNQRRNVALGVGLGLSSNTYNSNLFIGESNDNQTVFRIIEDIQDNSDTNRFSTNLVELPIQFRWRTSTPTTFNFWRIYPGFKVGYIYLFRSTFRDGDISVKQTDLPELNRLRYNATLSIGNGSFNAFVNYSLNSLFDQNAVTVDGDEIGLQPIKFGIEFYFL